TTGTCCTTGAAGGTGGAGCCGCTCGTCTCCTCCGCGATCCAATCGAGGAGAAGCCGTTTCAGGGAGTCGAGCCGGGCCGGTTCCGCGGCGGCACGATCGTTCGTTTCGCGAGGATCGTTCGTTAAATCATAGAGCTCGAAACGATCCCCCTCCGGCTTCGGGATGAGGATGAGCTTGTGGTCGTCCGCCCGGACCATGCGCCAGCGTCCCGCGTCTCCGTCCACCGTCCAGCGCGGGTTCTCCTCCTCGAGGTTCCCGACGATCGTCCGCCCGTTCTCGCCGAAGACCGCGCGGAACCGCTCCTCTTCGGCCCCGCGAAGGAGGGGTGCGAAGCTTCTCCCCTCGAGACCCGGCGGGATCGGCGCGCCCGCGAGATTGAGAATGGTCGGCATCACGTCGAGGCCGCTCGCGACTCGCGAGATCTTCGTCCCGGGCGCGACCTCGGGCGGGTAGGAGACGGCGAGGGGGACCATCATGCACGGGTCGTAGAGAAAGTGCGTGTGCGCGAAGTAGAGCCCGTGCTCGCCGAGGCTCTCCCCGTGGTCCGCGGTGATCGCGACGATCGTCTTGTCGAGGAGGCGCATCTTCTGGAGCCTGTCGAGAACGCGGCCGATCTCGTCGTCGGTGAAGCGGATCTCCGCGTCGTAGAGGTCGATGTTCTTCCGAACCCGGTCCTCGGGGAGATCGAGATCGAAGATCTTCCGCCGCCCGTCCGGCCACTCGAGATCGGTGAGCTCATCGACGCCGGTCCCCGAATCGAACATGCGCGCGTACTCCTCCGGCGGCTCGTAGGGGAAATGGGGATCGAGATAGTGGAGCCAGAGGAAGAACGGGGTCCGCGCCCCCGAGTCGAGCCAGCGGAGCGCGCGCTCGGTCACCGCGTCCGCGCGATGGCTTCTCTCCGGCTTTCGGACGCCGAGGCGCCGGAGCGCGTGCGCGAGAAGGGTCACGTCGAAACGGACCGGCGTTCCGATCCTTTCGAAGAGAAGGAATCCCTGGCCGAAGCCCCACTCGGGGACGAGGAGCCCGTGCGAGGAGAAGGCGGCGGTCAGGTACCCTTCGTCACGGAGGACCTCTGCGAGCGTGACGTGGTTCGGGGCGAGGAGGTTCGGGTGGTTTCGGACGCCGTGCGTGTGCGGGTAGAGCCCCGTGAGGAGGCTCGCCGTCGAGGGCTGCGTGAAGGGGGTCGCGGCGACGACGTTCGTGAAGAGCGCCCCTTGCGCCGCCGTCCGATCGAACGCGGGGGAGGTCTCGCGCGGGTATCCGTACGCGGAGAGGTGGTCGCTCCGAAGCGTGTCGATCGTGATGAAGAGAACGTTCGGCCGATCGCGCGACCCGCAGCGCTGAAGCGCCTCGCCGATCGCGCCGGACGCGACCGCGAGGATCGCGAGCACAAGAGGCGGCGCGAGAAGAGAAGAAGTGCGGCCCGCGATCGCCCGCTCCGGCGCCGCGCGGCGCGCGCCGCGAGGAGGGCGGGGAGAAGCGTGACGAGCGCGATCAGCGCAACCGCCGCCCACGTGAACGGGTTTCGGAGCGGGGGAAGATAGAGCCTCCGGGCCCAGTACGCCGCCGGAAGGAAGAGAGCGAGGAAGGAGGCCGCTCCGATCGCGAGCGCGCGGATCGAACGTCCCTCGCGCCCTCGTCCTCGCCCCTCCGGCCCCGCGCCCCGGCGAGAAGCGCGAGCGCT
This is a stretch of genomic DNA from Candidatus Eisenbacteria bacterium. It encodes these proteins:
- a CDS encoding sulfatase — its product is MGGGCADRARHASPRPPRGARRAAPERAIAGRTSSLLAPPLVLAILAVASGAIGEALQRCGSRDRPNVLFITIDTLRSDHLSAYGYPRETSPAFDRTAAQGALFTNVVAATPFTQPSTASLLTGLYPHTHGVRNHPNLLAPNHVTLAEVLRDEGYLTAAFSSHGLLVPEWGFGQGFLLFERIGTPVRFDVTLLAHALRRLGVRKPERSHRADAVTERALRWLDSGARTPFFLWLHYLDPHFPYEPPEEYARMFDSGTGVDELTDLEWPDGRRKIFDLDLPEDRVRKNIDLYDAEIRFTDDEIGRVLDRLQKMRLLDKTIVAITADHGESLGEHGLYFAHTHFLYDPCMMVPLAVSYPPEVAPGTKISRVASGLDVMPTILNLAGAPIPPGLEGRSFAPLLRGAEEERFRAVFGENGRTIVGNLEEENPRWTVDGDAGRWRMVRADDHKLILIPKPEGDRFELYDLTNDPRETNDRAAAEPARLDSLKRLLLDWIAEETSGSTFKDKIDGETLRALRDLGYIQ